The sequence below is a genomic window from Deinococcus planocerae.
AGCCCGCTCATGCTGCCCACCATCCCGATGTACGTTCCGCGCACTTCCGGGCGGCCCAGCTCCGCGACGATGCTCTTGCCGATGGAGTAGCTGACGATCTCCCCAAGTGTCCACACGGCCACCGCCAGCACATGGGCGGCGAAGGTGTGGGCGAAAGCGTGTCCCAGAAAGCCCAGCCCCAGCAGGGCCGCCCCCACCGCCTGCCAGCGGGGGTGGTTGCCCTTCGAGATGGCGTGCCCCAGCGGCAGCCCCAGACCCACGACGAGGAGGCCGTTGACCGAGAGCGCCTGCCCGTACTGCGCCGCCGTGAAACCCTGCTCGGCGAACACGAGCGCGAGCAACTTGTAGCTCTGGTACGTCAGCGCGAACAGCAGCGAGGCCAGGCAAAAGGACCACAGCAGCCGGTCGCGCGGCAACCAGGCCGTCCTGGGCGCGTCGGTCCCCTTTCGGGAGCCCCCGACCCGCGCCCCGAGGACCGCGAGCAGGGCGGCGTAGGCGGCCATCGTCGCCGCGTCGAGGAAAAACAGCAGCCGGAAGGAAATGCCCGAGAGCCAGCCGCCGAGCGCGGGCGCGACCGAGACCCCGACGTTGATCGCCCAGTACAGCAGGTTGTACGCGCGGGTGCGCTGGGCCCCCGTGGTGAGGGCGGCGACGGCGCTGCTCGCGGCGGGCTTGTACATGCCCGTCAGCAGCGAGAAGGCCAGCACGCCGAGCATCACCGCCCCGAAGCTCGACGCGAAGGCCAGCGCGACGAGCGTGGCGGCCCCGCCGCCGAGCGCCAGCACCATGACCGAGTTGGAGCCCAGCCGGTCGCTGAGGCGGCCCCCGAACGCCTCCGCCACGAAGCGGCCCACGCCCAGCACGCTCAGGACCACGCTGACCTGCGCTACTCCCAGGCCCCGCTCGGCGGCGAGGTAGAAGCCCAGCAGCGGCACCACGAACTCGCCGAGGCGGTTGATCAGCGTGCCGACCCACAGCACCCAGAAGCCCCGGGGGTAGGCCTGATACACGCCGCGAAAAGCCGCCAGAGGAGCAGGCATCGGTCCCAGTGTACGGGGGTGACGCCTGCTCCTGCCGGGCCTGCCCCGGGGAGGCCTGTTCCGGGAAGGATGGGGCCCTCAGCCCAGCCGCGCCCCCGTCTCGCGCAGCACCCCCGCGCTCGCCTCCAGCGCCCCCTGCTCCTCCGGCGGGAGGGGCGGGATCAGGGTGTCTTCCACACCCCGCGCGCCCACGATGCGCGGCACGCTCAGGCTCACGCCGAAGGGCTCGGTGGGGGCACTCACCGTCAGGATGGAGCGGCGGTCTCCCAGGATCGCTTCGGCGATGCGGGCCAGGGCCGCCCCGATGCCGTAGTAGGTCGCGCGCTTGCCCTCGATGATCTCGGCGGCGGCGTCGCGGGTGCCCGCGTCGATCGCGGCCCGCACCTCCCCCGTCCACTCCAGCCCGCGCGCCCGCATGAAGTCCTCCACGGGCAGGCCCGCCACCGTGGCCGTGCTCCAGGCCAGCACCTCGCTGTCGCCGTGCTCGCCGAGGACGTAGCCGTGGACGTGGGTGGGGTCCACCCCGGCGTGCTGCGCGATCAGGTGCCGGAAGCGCGCCGAGTCGAGCACCGTCCCCGAGCCCAGCACCGCGTGCCCCGGCGCGAGGCGGGTGGCGAGGTCGGTGAGCGCGTCTACCGGGTTGGTGGCGATCAGGAGGACAGCCTCCGGCGCGTGTCCCGCGACCTGCGGGACGACCTCCCGGAAGATCGCGGCGTTCTTGTCCAGGAGGTCGAGGCGGCTCTCCCCCGGCTGCTGGTTCGCCCCGGCGGCGATCACGACGACCCGGCAGTCCGCGAGGGCCGCGTACCCGCCGCTCGTGACCCGGGTGCCGTGGCTGACGGGCGCGGCGTGAGCGATGTCCTGCGCCTCGGCCTGGGCGCGTTTCTCGTCCTTGTCCACCAGAACGAGGTCGCTGCACGAGCCCCGCAGCGTGAGGGCGTAGGCGGCGGTCGCCCCGACGAGCCCCGCGCCCACCACGCCGACTTTCACGCGCGGCCTCCCGGCAACCGCACGGTGAGCACCGGCACCGGGCTGCGCGCCACGACCTTTTGCGCCGTGCTGCCCACGAAAAATTGCTCAATGGCCCCGCGCGTGTGGGTGCCCACCACGATCAGGTCGGCCCCCCACTCCCGCGCGGCCTCCAGCAGCCCGGTCACCGGGTCGCCCACGAGCTGCGCGGTGTCCTCACCTTCCCGCAGCATCCGCGCGAGGCGCCCCGCGTCGGTGTCCTCCAGCGTGTGCAATAGGCCGGGGTCGGGCAGCGCCGGGGTCAGGCCGCCCCCCAGGTCGGGCGTCGCCGTGACCCGCGCGTCGGTCACGTGCGCCAGCCGGAACTGCGCTCCCGGAAAGCGCGTCCGCGCCACCCCTAACGCGTGCTCCGAGGCCCGCGAGAAGTCGATCCCGACCAGGATGCGGCCAAAGGAGGCGGAGGTGCCCGGCGCCGCCTGCTCCTCTCTCCCCGTGGCCTCCGGTCCCGTCCCTGCCGTGAAAATCAGGCGTTCTGTCATGCCCCGACCGTACACCCTCCCCGCCCCCTCCGCCCGTTTCTGAAGACCGGGTGAAGGTGGGCCGCCCCTAGACTGCCCCATGCACCTTCGGAGTCTGGGGGCGGCCCTGACCGTCACGGGGAGCGCGCACCTGCTGCACATGGGCGGCGGGCGGGTGCTGATCGACTGCGGGCTCTTCCAGGGCGAGGGGGCGCTCGAAGCCCGCAACCGCGAGGACTTCGGCTTCGACCCGCGCGACCTCGACGCGGTGATCCTGACCCACGCGCATCTCGACCATGTGGGGCGCCTGCCCCTGCTCGTGCGCCGGGGCTACCGGGGACCCGTGTACTGCACCCCGCCGACGGCGGTGCTCGCCGAGACGGTCCTGCTCGACTCCGCCCGTCTCCAGGTCGAGGCCTCCCGCCAGGAGGTGCGCCGCGCCCGCCGGGAGGGGGGAGAGCCGGGAGGAGAAGAGCCCCTCTACGACGAGGACGACGTTCACCGTGCCCTCGCCCTCCTGCGCCCCACCCTGCACTTCGGGCAGAGCGTCCAGGTCGGGCCGCTGAGGGTCACGCCGCAGCGGGCCGGGCACATCCTGGGAAGCGCGTACCTGCTGATCGAGGCGGGAGGCGAGCGCTTGATCATGACGGGCGACCTCGGTCACCGGGGGGGCGGGCTGCAACCCGACTTCACGCCGCCGCCCCCCGCCGACGCGGTGGTGATCGAGACCACCTACGCGGGGCACCTCCACCGCCCCCGGCCCGCCACCCTCGCCGAGTTCGCGGGGGCGCTGCGCCAGAGCGTCCGCGCGGGCGGCAAGATCCTGATTCCCAGCTTCGCCATCGAGCGCGCCCAGGTCATCCTCTACACCCTGCGCGGGCTGATGGATTCCGGCGAGGTGCCCCGCGTCCCGGTCTTCCTCGACTCGCCGATGGCGGCGCGCGCCACCGAGGCCTACTTCCGGTTCGCGGACGAGCTGATCCCGCCCCTGCGGGGGGCCGTGGCCCGGGGCGAGGACCCCTTCCGCCCCTCGACCCTGCACGTGGTCCTCACCGGGGAGGAGTCCAGGCGCCTGAACCGCTACGACGGCCCCGCGATCATCCTGGCGGGCAACGGCATGATGACGGGGGGCCGCATTGGGCACCACCTCCGCCACCACCTGTGGAAGCCCGGCACCAGCCTCGTCGTCGTGAGCTACCAGCCCCCCGGCACCCTGGGGGGCCAGCTCGTGTCGGGCGCGGCCACCGTCCCTCTCCTCGGTGAGGACATCCCCGTGCGCGCCCGCATCCACACCCTCGGCGGCTTCAGCGCCCACGCCGACCAGACCGACCTCCTCGCCTTCCTGGGCACCACCGGCACCCCCCGCGTCTGGCTCGTCCACGGCGAGGAGCGCGTCATGCAGGCTTTCGTGCCCGTCCTCGCCGGGCGCGGCCTGACGGGCAACCTGATGCCGGACGGGGAGGAGGTGGACCTGCTCTCCACCACCTTTCCGGGTGGCCGTCCCCTGAGCGTGACCCCGGGCGGGGAAGAGGTGCGGGAAGGTGTGGGGGGAGAGTAGACAGGTGGGGGGAAAGGAGGTTGGCGGCAGTCACATACCCCCCCTCCCAGCCTCCCCCACGAGGGGGGAGGAGCAAAAGATGGGGCGGTGAGCGGGGAAAGGGTGTTGGCGTTGGTCATACGCCCCCTCTGCTGCGCAGCTTTGCTAGTCACCCCGGCCCTCTGCTTCGCAGCTCTCCGAGTCACTCGCAAGGGGAGGGGAGAAAAGAAGCTGAAACCTGTGCGCTTTCCAAAACATCAATCTGGACGCCCCTAAGTAGTCGTGATTGAACGCTCCTGGCCCACCACCCCGCCTTGCTCGCGCAGCGAGACGGTGGGCCCGCGACTGGGAGGCGACAAGATCAAACATTGTGTTCAGAAGAAAACGTCCAGCCGCGCCGCCCGTGTGCCCTTGCCCAGCGCGGCGACAAGCTCCCCCTGCCCCCTCTGGGGGTAGGGGGCTGGGGGGTGGGGGCAAACCGAATCAAGTCACCCTGCCCCCACACCCTCACCGCGCCGTCAACCGCAACAACGCCGCGTACACCCGGGCCGTCACCACCGCATCCTCCAGCGCGTCATGCGCCCGGTACTCGAACCCGAAGTGCCCGGCAAGCTGGTCAAGCGGCGTCCCCACCTTCCTCGGCAGCAACCCCGCGTGAATCAGAAACTGCGCGCTGAGCTTCGTGTCCACCCGCCCCCGCCGGAACACGCCCCCCAGGTCCGGCAGCAGCGTCCGCAAGAAGCCGGTGTCGAAGTGCAGGTTGTGCCCGCCCAGCATGACCCTTCCGACCTCCCCGGCGTAGCGCCTCACCGCCTGCGCGACCTCCCCCGGCGGCTGCGCGGCGGCGTGGTGGGCCTCCAGGTCGATGCCGTTCACCGACATCGCCTCTTCCTCCACGTCGTACCGCTCGTGGCGCACGCGCAGGTGCAGGGGCCGGGTGACCTCTCCCTGCGGGGTCAGCGTGACCAGCCCGACCGTGAGCAGGGGATGGCGCAGGGGATCGCGCCCGCCCGTCTCAGTGTCCACGAAGATGATCGGCTGGGTCAGGGCCGCGAGGGCCGGGGGGGAGGCAGGCTCGGTCATGCCCCAGCCTTCCACGCCAATCGTGTTCTGGAGGGCGTGCTTTTCACGTTCTCGCCCTAAGCTGGGGCCTGATGAAACGGACGTTCCTTCTCGCCCTGCTGCCCCTGACCCTCGCCGCCTGCGGTGGGGGGAACATCGAGGGCCTCAAGACCTTCGAGTACCAGGGCGGCGACCACCGCCCCGGGTCGCTCGTCTACACCGAAAATCCCCCGGCGGGCGGCGCCCACAACGCAATCTGGCAAAACTGCGGGGTGTACACCCAGCCCCTCTACAACGAGTACGCCGTCCACAGCCTCGAACACGGCGCCGTGTGGATCACCTACCGCCCCGACCTCGGCGCCGAGGGGGTCGCGGCCCTCAAGACGTTGGTGGACGGTCGCCCCTACACCCTCCTGAGTCCCTACGAGGGCCTCCCCGCCCCGGTCGTGGCGAGCGCCTG
It includes:
- a CDS encoding MFS transporter — protein: MPAPLAAFRGVYQAYPRGFWVLWVGTLINRLGEFVVPLLGFYLAAERGLGVAQVSVVLSVLGVGRFVAEAFGGRLSDRLGSNSVMVLALGGGAATLVALAFASSFGAVMLGVLAFSLLTGMYKPAASSAVAALTTGAQRTRAYNLLYWAINVGVSVAPALGGWLSGISFRLLFFLDAATMAAYAALLAVLGARVGGSRKGTDAPRTAWLPRDRLLWSFCLASLLFALTYQSYKLLALVFAEQGFTAAQYGQALSVNGLLVVGLGLPLGHAISKGNHPRWQAVGAALLGLGFLGHAFAHTFAAHVLAVAVWTLGEIVSYSIGKSIVAELGRPEVRGTYIGMVGSMSGLGALLAPLLGGFLLVRFGNAALWSVVAGLAFLAALLYLRLEGAVVTRRTLHGAQPAD
- a CDS encoding L-lactate dehydrogenase, translated to MKVGVVGAGLVGATAAYALTLRGSCSDLVLVDKDEKRAQAEAQDIAHAAPVSHGTRVTSGGYAALADCRVVVIAAGANQQPGESRLDLLDKNAAIFREVVPQVAGHAPEAVLLIATNPVDALTDLATRLAPGHAVLGSGTVLDSARFRHLIAQHAGVDPTHVHGYVLGEHGDSEVLAWSTATVAGLPVEDFMRARGLEWTGEVRAAIDAGTRDAAAEIIEGKRATYYGIGAALARIAEAILGDRRSILTVSAPTEPFGVSLSVPRIVGARGVEDTLIPPLPPEEQGALEASAGVLRETGARLG
- a CDS encoding universal stress protein, whose protein sequence is MTERLIFTAGTGPEATGREEQAAPGTSASFGRILVGIDFSRASEHALGVARTRFPGAQFRLAHVTDARVTATPDLGGGLTPALPDPGLLHTLEDTDAGRLARMLREGEDTAQLVGDPVTGLLEAAREWGADLIVVGTHTRGAIEQFFVGSTAQKVVARSPVPVLTVRLPGGRA
- a CDS encoding MBL fold metallo-hydrolase; its protein translation is MHLRSLGAALTVTGSAHLLHMGGGRVLIDCGLFQGEGALEARNREDFGFDPRDLDAVILTHAHLDHVGRLPLLVRRGYRGPVYCTPPTAVLAETVLLDSARLQVEASRQEVRRARREGGEPGGEEPLYDEDDVHRALALLRPTLHFGQSVQVGPLRVTPQRAGHILGSAYLLIEAGGERLIMTGDLGHRGGGLQPDFTPPPPADAVVIETTYAGHLHRPRPATLAEFAGALRQSVRAGGKILIPSFAIERAQVILYTLRGLMDSGEVPRVPVFLDSPMAARATEAYFRFADELIPPLRGAVARGEDPFRPSTLHVVLTGEESRRLNRYDGPAIILAGNGMMTGGRIGHHLRHHLWKPGTSLVVVSYQPPGTLGGQLVSGAATVPLLGEDIPVRARIHTLGGFSAHADQTDLLAFLGTTGTPRVWLVHGEERVMQAFVPVLAGRGLTGNLMPDGEEVDLLSTTFPGGRPLSVTPGGEEVREGVGGE
- a CDS encoding 3'-5' exonuclease, with the translated sequence MTEPASPPALAALTQPIIFVDTETGGRDPLRHPLLTVGLVTLTPQGEVTRPLHLRVRHERYDVEEEAMSVNGIDLEAHHAAAQPPGEVAQAVRRYAGEVGRVMLGGHNLHFDTGFLRTLLPDLGGVFRRGRVDTKLSAQFLIHAGLLPRKVGTPLDQLAGHFGFEYRAHDALEDAVVTARVYAALLRLTAR
- a CDS encoding DUF3105 domain-containing protein produces the protein MKRTFLLALLPLTLAACGGGNIEGLKTFEYQGGDHRPGSLVYTENPPAGGAHNAIWQNCGVYTQPLYNEYAVHSLEHGAVWITYRPDLGAEGVAALKTLVDGRPYTLLSPYEGLPAPVVASAWNAQLQVQNPTDERLKAFLDKYEQGPTAPERGAACSGGYGNTR